One segment of Akkermansiaceae bacterium DNA contains the following:
- the mnmH gene encoding tRNA 2-selenouridine(34) synthase MnmH, translating into MKHVETITLPHDLGEFTEIIDVRSPSEFAEDHLPGAVNLPVLSDEERVVVGTLYKDKPFAARRLGAALISANAARYLQSHFAEKGKSYTPLVYCWRGGMRSSSLAFILRSVGWRARLVKGGYKAFRKFVSEEIARLTSQPDFHLTVLAGQTGVAKTRLLHTLRAQGAQILDLEGLANHKGSVLGLTPNTVQPSQKRFETKLWHALSQLDPTRPVFTEAESNRIGGLHCPPPLWKKLGEGTVINIELALEKRAAFLLDDYPYFTTAPDHLKSLLEKLVRLRGRAQVQAWHDQIDAGKWLEFVESVLRDHYDLVYRQAGHEKSNYAEPSITLELPGFSTGDLTQAANKLIARD; encoded by the coding sequence ATGAAACATGTCGAAACCATCACCCTGCCCCATGACCTCGGTGAGTTTACCGAGATCATCGATGTGCGCTCACCCTCGGAGTTTGCCGAGGACCACCTGCCAGGGGCGGTCAACCTGCCCGTGCTTAGCGACGAGGAGCGTGTGGTGGTGGGTACCTTATACAAGGACAAACCCTTTGCAGCACGCCGACTCGGAGCAGCCCTCATCTCGGCCAACGCCGCGAGGTACTTGCAAAGTCACTTTGCGGAAAAAGGCAAGTCATACACGCCGCTGGTCTACTGCTGGCGTGGTGGCATGCGCTCCAGTTCGCTAGCATTCATCCTGCGCTCGGTGGGATGGCGCGCGCGTCTGGTCAAAGGAGGCTATAAGGCATTCCGGAAATTTGTTAGTGAGGAAATAGCGCGACTGACCAGCCAGCCGGATTTCCACCTCACCGTGCTGGCAGGACAAACCGGTGTGGCAAAAACACGTCTGCTGCACACCTTGCGCGCCCAGGGTGCCCAGATCCTTGATTTGGAAGGGCTCGCCAATCACAAGGGCTCCGTGCTGGGCCTGACGCCAAACACCGTGCAACCCAGCCAGAAGCGGTTTGAAACCAAGCTCTGGCATGCGTTGTCGCAACTCGACCCGACACGCCCGGTCTTCACCGAGGCGGAGAGTAACCGGATCGGTGGGCTGCATTGCCCCCCGCCCCTTTGGAAAAAACTGGGTGAAGGCACGGTGATCAACATCGAGCTGGCACTGGAAAAACGCGCTGCCTTCCTGTTGGACGACTACCCGTATTTCACGACAGCCCCCGACCACCTGAAAAGTTTGTTAGAAAAACTGGTCAGACTACGCGGTCGCGCGCAAGTGCAGGCCTGGCACGATCAGATCGATGCCGGTAAATGGCTGGAATTTGTCGAATCCGTGCTACGTGACCATTATGATCTCGTTTACCGACAGGCGGGACATGAAAAGTCCAACTACGCCGAGCCATCCATCACCCTGGAGCTCCCGGGCTTTTCCACCGGTGATTTGACACAGGCCGCCAACAAACTCATCGCCCGTGACTGA
- a CDS encoding NPCBM/NEW2 domain-containing protein, whose protein sequence is MKTRVFTAICAAGLLTAVSSITYAVEPGAVTQNASPAQISTFVWKTANHIDIKIQFYRDDVFRIQAAPDSQFADPKNDPEKAQIVIVDSPEKVGLNMKEDDGSVIFTTPKLTLTLDKKTSRFTLARPNGEVIWKELKPLDLTEKLTVQTLSTTEDEHFFGGGQQNGHFTHKGTQIEIRADGNWNEGGKPNPAPFYVSSKGYGVLRNTFSPGHYDFTEVTNIKLDHQENRFDAYYFVGPDFKRVVDLYTQFTGRPNFVPIWALELGEADAYMTRDPKTKELLKNPDGSYVETTPDCIDRLAKKYREHDMPGGWILPNDGYGCEYTQLPYVVKELHKLGFYTGLWTQRDLDKTEWEVGTAGIRAQKLDVAWTGPAYQFSLDANRQAWTSLTTNSNSRGFVWTVQGWAGTQRYSVCWTGDQYGSWDLIRYHIPTLIGSGMSGQAYATTDIDGIFGGSPETYTRDLQWKCFTPVLYAMNGWAGKISKSPWAYEEPFISINRKYLKLKMRLTPYMYKYTREAYDTGAPIVRGMVWEFPGDEKTYDRSTQHQYMLGEHLLIAPVFTSGKINKGWRKEDIYLPEGNWVDYWDGRRITGPTTIDNYPAPLEKLPILVKAGAIIPMYPEMLYNNQKPKDPLTFDIYPHGESEFLLYEDDGLTRKHQQGEFARQLIKVNAPRNTEAGDIRITLEPPKGRFDGQLETRVYQFQVHVEAKPEKVVMNAALLPEYQHKDDLDHAGAGWCYDPNDRRGILYIKAPRRDVKEKFLATITINDNQKIEPSPPYPVPEITPDIDKTQLIVTASSQHGGGPITNAFDGTPETIWHSNYGKKNPGKYPYEVNINLGGLYAVNGFHYLPRPNGGNGMLKDYEVYVSRSQDTFGEPIAKGSFSEGTELKKIKLPTTWGEFIRLRFLNSQHGPDHTHAAAAEFDFTQDLKAPPLKDVISYLSDLKPASSKGAFKNDQSFGGKTITVNGQSYKKGIGAMSGSEIVYELDGSWDKLSGHVGMDDEVGDSGTVMFRVYADGKVIFESPVQTGKSVKQLMELNLKGVKELRLVLLDTGDGSENDHGDWVDAKLIRKGSE, encoded by the coding sequence ATGAAAACACGCGTTTTTACCGCCATCTGCGCCGCCGGTCTTCTCACTGCGGTATCATCCATCACCTATGCCGTCGAGCCTGGTGCTGTCACTCAGAATGCGAGCCCCGCACAGATCTCAACATTTGTTTGGAAAACGGCGAACCACATAGACATCAAAATCCAGTTCTACCGCGACGATGTGTTTCGCATCCAGGCAGCACCCGACAGCCAATTTGCCGATCCCAAAAACGATCCCGAGAAGGCGCAAATCGTCATCGTCGATTCCCCGGAAAAAGTTGGGCTGAACATGAAGGAGGATGACGGGAGTGTCATCTTTACGACCCCGAAGCTCACTCTGACGCTGGATAAAAAAACCAGCCGGTTTACCCTCGCCCGACCAAACGGTGAGGTCATCTGGAAAGAGCTCAAGCCCCTTGATCTGACGGAAAAACTCACCGTGCAGACCCTCAGCACCACAGAGGATGAACACTTCTTCGGTGGCGGCCAACAAAACGGCCACTTCACCCACAAGGGGACCCAAATAGAAATCCGCGCCGATGGCAACTGGAACGAAGGCGGCAAACCCAACCCCGCCCCCTTCTACGTCTCCAGCAAAGGTTACGGTGTCCTGCGCAACACCTTCTCACCCGGTCACTACGATTTCACCGAGGTCACTAACATCAAGCTCGACCACCAGGAAAACCGCTTTGATGCCTACTACTTTGTAGGCCCCGATTTCAAACGCGTCGTCGATCTCTACACCCAGTTCACAGGCCGTCCCAACTTCGTCCCCATCTGGGCGCTCGAACTCGGTGAGGCCGACGCCTACATGACCCGCGATCCGAAGACGAAAGAGCTGCTGAAAAACCCCGACGGCAGTTACGTGGAAACCACCCCGGACTGCATTGACCGGCTGGCAAAAAAATACCGCGAACACGACATGCCCGGCGGCTGGATCCTGCCTAACGATGGTTACGGCTGCGAATACACCCAGCTTCCTTATGTGGTCAAGGAGTTGCACAAGTTAGGGTTCTATACCGGCCTCTGGACTCAGCGCGATCTCGATAAAACCGAGTGGGAAGTCGGCACGGCTGGCATCCGCGCCCAGAAGCTCGACGTGGCATGGACCGGTCCCGCCTACCAGTTCTCTCTCGATGCCAACCGCCAGGCCTGGACATCTCTAACAACGAACTCCAACAGTCGGGGCTTCGTCTGGACCGTACAAGGCTGGGCCGGCACCCAGCGTTACTCCGTCTGCTGGACCGGCGATCAATACGGCTCCTGGGATCTCATCCGTTACCATATCCCCACACTCATCGGCTCCGGTATGTCCGGCCAGGCGTACGCCACCACGGACATCGATGGCATTTTCGGCGGTAGCCCGGAGACCTACACCCGCGACCTCCAGTGGAAATGCTTCACTCCCGTGCTCTACGCGATGAACGGGTGGGCGGGGAAAATCAGCAAAAGCCCATGGGCCTACGAGGAGCCGTTCATTTCGATCAACCGCAAGTATCTCAAACTCAAGATGCGTCTCACGCCCTACATGTATAAATACACCCGCGAGGCATACGATACCGGGGCCCCCATCGTGCGCGGCATGGTCTGGGAGTTTCCCGGGGATGAAAAAACCTACGATCGCTCGACCCAGCACCAGTATATGTTAGGCGAGCATCTTCTCATCGCTCCCGTTTTCACCAGTGGCAAAATCAACAAAGGCTGGCGCAAGGAGGATATCTATCTGCCCGAGGGAAATTGGGTCGACTACTGGGACGGTCGACGCATCACCGGCCCCACCACCATCGACAACTATCCCGCACCGTTGGAAAAACTCCCCATCCTCGTCAAAGCTGGTGCCATCATCCCGATGTATCCGGAAATGCTCTACAACAACCAGAAACCCAAGGACCCGCTCACCTTCGATATCTACCCACACGGGGAAAGTGAATTTCTGCTCTACGAAGACGATGGCCTGACAAGAAAACACCAGCAGGGTGAATTTGCCCGGCAGTTGATCAAAGTCAATGCCCCCCGGAACACCGAGGCCGGCGATATTCGGATCACACTTGAGCCACCAAAGGGAAGGTTTGACGGGCAGCTGGAGACCCGGGTGTACCAGTTCCAGGTCCATGTGGAGGCAAAACCGGAAAAGGTGGTGATGAATGCCGCCTTGTTGCCCGAGTATCAACATAAAGACGATCTCGATCATGCGGGTGCCGGATGGTGCTATGATCCCAATGACCGACGAGGCATTCTGTATATAAAGGCTCCCCGCAGGGACGTAAAAGAGAAATTTCTGGCGACCATTACAATCAACGATAACCAGAAAATCGAACCCTCGCCGCCATACCCCGTTCCGGAAATCACCCCGGACATCGATAAAACCCAACTGATCGTCACCGCCAGTTCCCAGCACGGTGGCGGCCCGATTACCAATGCCTTCGATGGCACTCCGGAAACCATCTGGCACTCGAACTACGGCAAGAAAAACCCCGGCAAATACCCCTACGAGGTCAATATCAACCTGGGCGGGCTATATGCCGTGAACGGCTTCCACTATCTGCCCCGCCCCAATGGTGGCAATGGTATGCTCAAGGACTACGAGGTCTATGTCAGTCGTAGCCAGGACACTTTTGGTGAACCCATCGCCAAGGGCTCGTTCAGCGAGGGAACCGAGCTGAAAAAAATCAAACTCCCCACGACCTGGGGCGAGTTCATCAGGCTCCGTTTCCTCAACTCCCAGCACGGCCCCGACCACACACACGCTGCCGCAGCCGAGTTCGATTTCACCCAGGACCTTAAGGCACCGCCACTTAAAGACGTTATCAGCTACCTCAGCGACCTCAAACCTGCCTCCAGCAAGGGGGCGTTTAAAAACGACCAGTCTTTCGGCGGCAAAACCATCACCGTCAACGGCCAGTCCTACAAGAAAGGCATCGGCGCCATGTCCGGTTCTGAAATCGTTTACGAACTCGACGGCAGCTGGGACAAGCTCTCCGGTCACGTCGGTATGGACGATGAAGTAGGCGACTCCGGCACCGTCATGTTCCGCGTTTACGCCGATGGCAAAGTTATCTTCGAAAGCCCCGTCCAAACCGGCAAAAGCGTCAAGCAGCTCATGGAACTGAACCTCAAAGGAGTCAAAGAACTTCGCCTCGTCCTCCTCGACACAGGTGATGGATCGGAAAACGACCACGGCGACTGGGTCGACGCTAAACTTATCCGCAAAGGGTCTGAATAA
- a CDS encoding glycoside hydrolase family 95 protein, with the protein MKAIIPCLLSLGISSGSLCASPASEVLFFNEPAKSWESGGLPIGNGSLGGVLFGGVEKAVIQFNVDSLWTGDENPSGNYDHKGMGNYQNFGNLVFSQAGATSSEVRVWVPKDTAHFKDYQPSSPREGIAQSMDGALDSKWCVILKNHNKIVWQADLGTEKPLTRYRFTSANDMPDRDPANWILSGSNDGKSWQQLDKQLDIAPMEQRGQSVSYTLKSPATYRYYRFTFSPRKNTTHFQVAEIALEGIDLKVKPSSADAYRRQLDIKNAIHTTTWKKKGVTYTREAIASHPAGVIAWRISADKPGVIGGLLSFQGTHGSADKTEANAHSVSMSGTLPNGLKYKSQAQVVAKGGQITTEGDSIRVTNSDEILILLAADTNYVMDHKLGWMQGDPAAKVAARIHKAAAQPWSELLKNHQSDYSEFYGRVQLDIGKSDAAIASQPINERIERYRQEAQNLPRPCLDPELEAMLFNYGRYLLISSSREGTLPANLQGIWCNSNTPAWHCDYHSNINLQMNYWLSETTNLAELSKPLFDMLTAGAPVYRKDTAAFYGKETQGFVTRMSINPFGGTGWNWNIEGTAWLSQHYWEHYQFSLDKAFLKKEAWPWMRDVSLFWLGRLKELPNGSLVVPNAWSHEHGPHEDGTAHAQQLMWDLFTSTLSAAKILNQDPALQKRLETALSKLYGPRIGSWGQLMEWMGEKPGLEKSNHRHTSHLFAIHPGNQITMANNPKLAEAARVSLTKRGEVGDSRRSWTWAWRTALWSRLGQPARAHGCIAGLLAYNTLPNLWTTHPPFQIDGNFGITAGMAEMFLQSHAGEISLLPALPQVYPTGSVTGLRARGNVNVDIVWKDGKLVSASLTSPRDQTVKVRIPGKAPQSVELKSQAPHKILAR; encoded by the coding sequence ATGAAAGCCATCATCCCATGTTTACTGTCTCTCGGAATTTCATCAGGGAGCCTGTGCGCTTCCCCGGCATCGGAGGTTCTCTTTTTTAATGAGCCGGCGAAAAGCTGGGAATCCGGCGGCCTGCCCATCGGTAATGGCTCCTTGGGCGGGGTCTTGTTTGGTGGCGTGGAAAAGGCGGTGATCCAGTTCAACGTCGACTCCTTATGGACGGGGGATGAAAACCCGAGCGGGAATTATGATCACAAAGGCATGGGGAATTATCAGAATTTTGGTAATCTGGTCTTTTCCCAAGCGGGTGCCACTTCGTCGGAGGTTCGGGTTTGGGTTCCCAAGGACACAGCTCACTTCAAAGATTATCAGCCATCGAGCCCTCGCGAGGGGATAGCGCAATCGATGGATGGTGCGCTGGATTCAAAGTGGTGTGTGATCCTGAAGAATCATAACAAGATCGTATGGCAAGCCGATCTGGGCACTGAGAAACCTCTCACCCGGTATCGTTTTACCAGTGCCAATGATATGCCTGACCGGGATCCTGCCAACTGGATTCTGTCAGGCTCCAATGACGGCAAGTCATGGCAGCAGCTCGACAAACAACTGGACATCGCCCCCATGGAACAACGTGGCCAGTCGGTCTCCTACACTCTCAAGTCTCCAGCCACTTACAGGTATTACAGGTTTACTTTTTCCCCCCGCAAAAACACCACCCATTTCCAAGTCGCTGAAATCGCGCTTGAGGGAATCGATTTGAAGGTGAAGCCATCCTCAGCTGATGCCTACCGTCGACAGCTTGATATCAAGAATGCCATCCATACCACGACGTGGAAAAAAAAGGGGGTGACCTATACGCGTGAAGCCATCGCCTCCCATCCCGCCGGTGTCATTGCCTGGCGTATCTCGGCTGACAAACCCGGTGTCATCGGAGGTTTGCTCTCGTTTCAGGGAACCCATGGGAGTGCTGATAAAACCGAAGCGAATGCTCACTCAGTCAGTATGAGTGGAACCCTCCCTAACGGGTTGAAATACAAGTCCCAGGCACAAGTGGTTGCCAAAGGGGGGCAGATCACGACGGAAGGCGACAGCATACGCGTAACTAACAGCGACGAAATCCTAATCCTGTTAGCCGCCGATACCAACTACGTCATGGATCATAAATTGGGGTGGATGCAGGGAGATCCAGCCGCCAAAGTGGCAGCGCGAATCCATAAGGCAGCCGCGCAACCATGGTCGGAGCTACTTAAAAACCACCAATCCGATTACTCGGAATTCTACGGGCGTGTGCAGCTTGATATCGGAAAATCCGATGCCGCTATTGCCAGCCAACCGATTAACGAACGTATTGAACGCTATCGTCAGGAGGCCCAGAACCTGCCCCGCCCTTGTCTCGATCCCGAGCTTGAGGCCATGCTGTTCAACTACGGTCGCTATCTGCTGATTTCATCGTCACGCGAAGGCACTCTGCCCGCAAACCTCCAGGGGATATGGTGTAATTCTAACACGCCGGCGTGGCACTGCGACTACCACTCGAACATCAACCTCCAGATGAACTACTGGCTGTCGGAAACCACCAACCTCGCCGAGTTGTCCAAACCCTTGTTCGATATGCTGACCGCCGGTGCGCCGGTTTATCGTAAGGATACCGCCGCTTTTTACGGGAAGGAAACACAGGGTTTTGTCACCCGTATGAGTATCAACCCGTTCGGGGGCACTGGATGGAATTGGAATATCGAAGGCACCGCATGGCTCTCGCAACACTACTGGGAACACTATCAGTTTTCTCTCGATAAGGCATTTCTCAAAAAAGAGGCCTGGCCGTGGATGCGCGATGTGAGTTTGTTCTGGTTGGGTCGACTCAAGGAGCTGCCCAACGGCAGTCTCGTCGTGCCTAACGCATGGTCGCACGAGCACGGCCCCCATGAGGATGGCACCGCCCATGCCCAACAACTGATGTGGGATCTGTTCACCAGCACCTTGAGTGCCGCAAAAATCCTCAACCAAGACCCGGCACTGCAGAAACGGCTCGAAACCGCGCTCAGCAAACTTTACGGACCCAGGATCGGTAGCTGGGGGCAGCTGATGGAATGGATGGGCGAGAAGCCTGGTTTGGAAAAAAGTAACCATCGCCACACCAGCCACCTTTTTGCCATCCATCCTGGTAATCAGATCACGATGGCCAATAACCCGAAACTCGCCGAGGCCGCCCGTGTTTCCCTGACCAAACGCGGTGAGGTAGGGGATAGCCGCCGGTCGTGGACCTGGGCATGGCGCACCGCCCTTTGGTCGCGCCTCGGCCAGCCGGCTCGCGCCCACGGCTGCATCGCCGGGCTTCTTGCCTACAACACCCTGCCCAATCTCTGGACCACCCATCCTCCGTTTCAGATCGATGGTAATTTCGGTATCACCGCCGGAATGGCGGAGATGTTCCTGCAAAGCCACGCAGGTGAGATCTCGCTGCTGCCCGCACTCCCGCAGGTTTATCCGACGGGATCAGTCACAGGCCTGCGGGCACGTGGAAACGTCAATGTGGATATCGTATGGAAAGACGGCAAGCTCGTCTCGGCCAGTCTAACATCACCTCGCGATCAAACTGTAAAAGTCCGTATTCCCGGCAAAGCCCCACAGTCGGTTGAGCTGAAATCCCAAGCGCCACACAAGATTTTGGCCCGATAA
- a CDS encoding TPM domain-containing protein produces the protein MQCPYCRATLTETSKECPSCQLSLQSANALLGPIPRFAKGLTDTLGVLDKGADKKIRNALANLTRRFPQVEMHVLLQKFDRQYPIATHLFWLFNQGEFCASDRKGGKNHSILLGLDPKQGRIGLIVGYGLEPFLPRKALDHTLEKAQPSLGAADLTQAILTVIESLDQLMEGICDGLGETLGLEQSRDTHRIEY, from the coding sequence ATGCAATGCCCCTATTGCCGCGCCACCCTCACCGAAACCTCCAAGGAATGCCCGTCGTGCCAGTTGTCCCTGCAAAGTGCCAACGCCTTGCTGGGGCCGATCCCCCGTTTTGCCAAAGGCCTGACCGATACCCTCGGGGTCCTGGACAAAGGGGCTGATAAAAAAATCCGGAACGCGCTTGCCAACCTGACCCGTCGGTTTCCCCAGGTGGAAATGCATGTGCTGTTGCAAAAATTCGACCGCCAATACCCGATAGCCACCCATCTTTTCTGGCTGTTTAACCAAGGTGAATTTTGTGCCAGCGACCGCAAAGGCGGGAAAAACCACTCGATACTCCTGGGGCTCGACCCGAAACAAGGTCGTATCGGGTTAATCGTCGGATACGGGTTGGAACCATTTTTACCTCGTAAAGCACTCGATCATACGCTTGAAAAAGCGCAGCCATCCCTCGGGGCCGCCGATCTCACCCAGGCGATCTTGACGGTTATCGAATCCCTCGACCAATTGATGGAGGGGATTTGTGACGGTCTTGGCGAGACTTTGGGGCTTGAACAAAGCAGGGATACCCACAGAATAGAATACTAA
- a CDS encoding TatD family hydrolase, which produces MTDAHNHLQDTRFDGIRDQVIAGMMESGITRCVVNGTSPADWPRVAALAKTFPEFIIPSFGLHPWQTATDGWLELLVDYLGTVPGACVGECGLDRWMRGFDIDLQTEVFTAQLNLAADRNLPLSIHCLKAWGPLLGVLESNNLPDRGFLLHSYGGSAELVPRFAELGAYFSFSGYFLHEKKAGALDAFRAVPAERLLLESDAPDMLPPAGVITHPLPDGANHPANLPTIAEAASACLDTTRVDANFSSFFGI; this is translated from the coding sequence GTGACTGACGCCCACAACCACCTGCAGGATACCCGCTTCGACGGCATCCGCGACCAGGTCATCGCCGGGATGATGGAAAGCGGTATCACCCGCTGCGTGGTCAACGGCACCTCCCCCGCCGACTGGCCTCGAGTCGCCGCCCTCGCCAAAACATTTCCGGAGTTCATCATTCCATCGTTTGGCCTGCACCCGTGGCAAACGGCCACCGACGGGTGGCTGGAGCTGCTCGTTGATTACCTCGGCACCGTGCCGGGCGCCTGTGTGGGCGAGTGCGGGCTCGACCGCTGGATGCGGGGTTTTGACATCGATTTACAGACCGAGGTTTTCACCGCCCAGCTCAATCTAGCCGCCGACCGCAACCTCCCCCTCTCCATCCACTGCCTGAAAGCCTGGGGTCCCTTGCTCGGGGTGCTGGAGTCTAACAATCTCCCGGACCGTGGATTCCTGCTGCACTCCTACGGCGGCTCCGCCGAGCTGGTGCCCCGCTTTGCCGAACTGGGCGCGTATTTCTCGTTTTCCGGGTATTTTCTTCATGAAAAAAAGGCCGGGGCGCTCGACGCCTTCCGCGCTGTCCCCGCGGAGCGGCTGTTGCTCGAATCCGACGCGCCCGACATGCTGCCGCCCGCGGGTGTCATCACCCACCCGCTCCCGGACGGCGCCAACCACCCCGCCAACTTGCCGACCATCGCAGAAGCCGCCTCGGCCTGCCTCGACACCACGAGGGTGGACGCCAATTTTTCCAGCTTCTTCGGAATATGA
- a CDS encoding OmpA family protein: MKFTMFSALVAALVFPLSAQVDPQFKKDASGSKDHPLLKRIEGSVILKYSTKKFDAFTIALEKVVFDYRSKKFKDWKKLTVEGARTTLFYREPDDAGTLECIRAYQNDLKSRGFEVLFEGTSNGKPTDDSNQLDNGYGRFIKQVYTSETDYRLQQYTLASCDDFRYTAMKKPATGDSGDIYVSIFCGAVTKSWKEPKLGIAQGTVIARVDVLETKAIANRMVTVKADEMQQQINAAGRVALYGILFDFNKTDIKPESDVTLQEISKLLAADPALKLLVVGHTDNAGSFELNRDLSKRRAASVVEALAVRFNVSKQRLFPFGCSFASPVAPNTSEEGRAKNRRVELVKWN; this comes from the coding sequence ATGAAGTTTACAATGTTCTCCGCCCTCGTCGCCGCATTGGTATTTCCTTTGTCGGCTCAAGTTGATCCGCAGTTCAAAAAGGATGCCAGCGGCTCCAAGGACCACCCCTTGCTCAAGCGCATCGAAGGTTCCGTGATCCTCAAGTATTCCACCAAGAAATTCGACGCCTTTACCATTGCGCTGGAAAAGGTCGTGTTCGATTACCGGTCCAAGAAATTCAAGGACTGGAAAAAACTCACCGTGGAAGGTGCTCGGACCACTTTGTTTTATCGTGAGCCCGACGATGCGGGCACACTTGAATGTATTCGTGCCTATCAGAACGACCTCAAGAGCCGCGGTTTCGAGGTTCTCTTCGAAGGGACAAGCAACGGCAAACCGACAGACGACTCCAATCAGCTCGACAACGGTTACGGGCGCTTTATCAAACAAGTATATACCAGCGAAACCGACTACCGCCTGCAGCAATACACCTTGGCCAGTTGCGACGACTTCCGTTACACCGCCATGAAAAAGCCGGCTACCGGCGATTCGGGCGACATCTATGTTTCCATATTCTGCGGTGCGGTGACTAAATCATGGAAAGAGCCAAAGCTGGGAATAGCCCAAGGAACCGTGATTGCGCGTGTTGATGTGTTGGAAACCAAGGCTATAGCCAACCGCATGGTCACCGTGAAGGCTGACGAGATGCAGCAACAGATCAACGCAGCCGGACGCGTCGCCCTTTACGGCATACTGTTCGATTTCAACAAAACCGATATTAAGCCGGAATCCGATGTAACACTTCAAGAAATCAGCAAGCTGTTAGCAGCTGATCCCGCCCTGAAGCTCTTGGTTGTCGGCCACACCGATAATGCAGGCTCCTTCGAGCTCAACCGCGACCTGTCGAAACGCCGCGCGGCGAGTGTTGTCGAGGCCCTGGCTGTGCGTTTCAATGTTTCGAAGCAGCGCCTGTTTCCTTTCGGTTGCAGCTTCGCCAGTCCGGTAGCACCGAACACCAGCGAGGAAGGCCGAGCCAAAAACAGACGGGTGGAACTGGTAAAGTGGAACTGA
- a CDS encoding ATP-binding protein: MPRWASEIISSYESGAAGCFVLHGNVNDRLLVPSKNGATLGSVQDFVMDSLLPRFDVVLSYDPGQGLRIERGGEVFSQWPTVKEGLDLPEAPLAAVRVLTHYLKYCKNLQAVGAESPKVAVVIRQAHLICPSIPNSHNHDLNAMASILRSWAADMRLQEHGQAAFLISENLNGLHPLVSRSPRVSAVEVPLPSVDEMTHALEMLAAKCPTALVNFRDDYQKPAGRLTGSTLSSVEILLLRREHAKKPLEESDLSDLKRALVERDCGGLIDFIEPDRNFDGVVGLDGVKEWLKQDIVLWKKDELEAMPMGYLFCGPVGTGKTYLVECLAGEAGVPVVTLKNFRDRWVGSTEENLEKIFSLLHALGRCIVFIDEADQALGRRDAGSGDSGVSSRVYSMMAKEMSDTRNRGKILWVLASSRPDLIEVDLKRPGRVDVKIPLFPCTDEKEAWTLLRALCKRRGVALEKESMLITKMPELLTPGAAEAIAVKARRLMVTRGISAEQALDNCLEGYLPPVSHAVIQAQIQLAVDEASDASFIPDAFKP, from the coding sequence ATGCCCCGATGGGCCTCGGAAATTATCAGTAGCTACGAAAGTGGCGCAGCGGGGTGTTTTGTGTTGCACGGGAATGTGAATGACCGCTTGTTAGTGCCTTCGAAAAATGGTGCTACGCTCGGCAGTGTGCAGGATTTCGTGATGGATTCGTTGTTACCGCGTTTTGATGTCGTGCTCAGTTATGACCCTGGTCAGGGGTTGAGAATTGAGCGCGGTGGTGAGGTGTTCTCACAATGGCCGACGGTCAAGGAGGGGCTGGACTTGCCCGAAGCCCCCCTGGCCGCCGTCCGTGTGCTGACGCATTATTTGAAATACTGTAAAAACCTCCAGGCCGTAGGTGCCGAGAGCCCCAAGGTGGCGGTGGTGATACGGCAGGCCCATCTCATCTGTCCCTCGATCCCTAACTCCCACAATCACGACCTGAATGCGATGGCATCGATATTGCGAAGCTGGGCGGCGGATATGCGACTCCAGGAACACGGGCAGGCAGCCTTCCTGATCTCGGAAAACCTGAACGGCCTTCATCCCTTGGTATCCCGGAGCCCCCGCGTATCTGCCGTCGAGGTGCCTCTTCCATCGGTGGATGAAATGACCCACGCCTTGGAAATGCTGGCGGCTAAGTGCCCCACGGCCCTGGTGAATTTCCGGGATGATTATCAAAAGCCAGCCGGGCGACTGACCGGCTCCACCCTGAGCTCGGTTGAGATTCTTTTGCTTCGACGCGAACATGCCAAGAAACCTCTGGAGGAATCCGATCTGTCCGACCTGAAACGGGCCCTGGTCGAGCGCGATTGTGGTGGCCTGATCGACTTCATCGAACCGGACCGCAACTTTGATGGTGTGGTCGGACTTGATGGTGTCAAGGAATGGCTGAAGCAGGATATAGTCCTCTGGAAAAAAGACGAACTCGAGGCAATGCCGATGGGTTACCTGTTCTGCGGACCAGTGGGAACGGGCAAGACCTACTTGGTCGAATGCCTCGCAGGTGAGGCCGGGGTGCCGGTGGTGACTTTGAAAAACTTCCGCGACCGCTGGGTCGGCAGCACGGAGGAAAACCTGGAAAAGATTTTTTCGCTGCTACATGCCCTTGGCCGCTGTATCGTGTTTATCGATGAAGCGGACCAGGCACTGGGTCGACGCGATGCTGGCTCGGGTGATTCCGGCGTGTCGAGCCGGGTCTATTCGATGATGGCCAAGGAAATGTCCGATACCCGCAACCGTGGCAAAATCCTCTGGGTGCTGGCATCGAGCCGACCCGACTTGATCGAGGTCGACCTCAAACGTCCAGGCCGGGTGGATGTGAAGATTCCGCTGTTCCCATGTACCGATGAAAAAGAGGCGTGGACTTTACTGCGCGCGCTTTGCAAGAGAAGGGGGGTCGCGCTTGAAAAAGAGTCGATGTTGATCACCAAGATGCCGGAGCTGCTGACGCCTGGAGCGGCCGAAGCCATTGCCGTGAAGGCCCGACGACTCATGGTGACCCGTGGGATCAGTGCTGAACAGGCACTGGACAACTGCCTCGAGGGTTATCTGCCACCCGTTTCACACGCCGTCATCCAGGCGCAGATCCAGCTTGCCGTCGATGAAGCGTCCGATGCCTCGTTCATTCCCGACGCGTTTAAGCCATAA